From Pedobacter indicus, a single genomic window includes:
- a CDS encoding glycoside hydrolase family 3 protein, producing MRIRIFCLIVLSLLLANFSHAQQCSNFIKFINTQHEWVDSVYNKLNNKERIAQLFMVRAHTNLGQRYIDSVAKVIENEGLGGVVLFQGGPVRHANLINEYQSVSKVPLLFALDGEWGLGMRLPDSTISYPYQMALGAIQNNDLIYQMGREVAKDFKRLGLGVNFAPVVDVNNNPRNPVINYRSFGENKENVARKGSAYMTGMMDEGIIVSLKHFPGHGDTDVDSHHDLPVLSFSRARLDSLEMYPFRQLINEGASGVMVAHMNIPSLDKTPNLPSSLSEKVITGILKGEMGFRGLTFTDAMDMNGVVKYFKDGEADVRAIIAGNDILELSQNSKRAIKAVRKAVRKKRIDKEDLEKRVKKVLAAKYWLGLHTAKPVSLQNLYRDLNKQTSLQLNQLLADNAITVLKGSRRLADLSFTKKTAVISIGTHDISTFQKIIDDRFDNSLSFLLSENATADDVSRVSSALRNYDQVIVALHDSRTRPGSTLRYNSTIKLFISQLASTNAHFVLFGNPYALASLPGVEAANSLMVCYQNDEPLQRAAAKAVLREIKATGKLPVTVNAFFKYGDGE from the coding sequence ATGAGAATAAGAATATTTTGTTTGATTGTTTTGTCCCTGTTGTTAGCGAACTTTTCGCACGCTCAACAGTGCTCAAATTTTATCAAATTTATCAATACCCAGCATGAATGGGTAGATTCGGTTTATAATAAACTGAATAATAAGGAACGCATAGCACAATTGTTCATGGTAAGAGCGCATACGAACTTGGGGCAGCGTTATATCGACTCAGTTGCAAAGGTAATTGAAAATGAGGGCTTAGGGGGAGTAGTCCTGTTTCAAGGCGGACCCGTTAGGCATGCTAATTTGATTAACGAATATCAATCCGTTTCTAAAGTGCCCCTATTATTCGCTCTAGATGGTGAGTGGGGACTAGGAATGCGCTTGCCCGATTCAACCATCTCCTATCCTTATCAAATGGCTTTAGGCGCTATACAAAACAATGATTTGATTTATCAAATGGGTCGTGAGGTAGCGAAAGATTTCAAGCGACTCGGTCTTGGGGTAAACTTCGCACCCGTTGTCGATGTAAACAACAATCCGCGTAATCCGGTAATAAACTACCGTTCGTTTGGGGAAAATAAAGAGAACGTCGCCAGAAAAGGAAGTGCATATATGACAGGAATGATGGATGAAGGTATAATTGTATCGTTAAAACATTTCCCTGGTCATGGAGATACCGACGTAGATTCACATCATGACCTGCCCGTACTTTCTTTCAGTCGCGCTCGACTTGATTCTCTCGAAATGTACCCCTTCCGGCAGTTGATTAATGAAGGAGCCTCCGGAGTGATGGTTGCCCATATGAACATCCCCAGTTTAGATAAAACCCCAAACTTGCCCTCTTCATTATCGGAGAAAGTTATCACTGGGATATTGAAGGGTGAGATGGGTTTCAGAGGGCTGACCTTTACAGACGCGATGGACATGAATGGAGTTGTCAAATATTTTAAAGATGGAGAGGCCGATGTCCGTGCGATCATAGCAGGCAATGATATTCTTGAACTATCCCAAAACAGTAAGCGGGCTATCAAAGCGGTTCGTAAGGCTGTGCGGAAAAAGAGAATAGACAAGGAAGACCTTGAAAAACGAGTGAAGAAGGTGTTGGCGGCGAAGTATTGGTTGGGATTACATACTGCAAAACCCGTTAGCCTGCAAAATCTGTATCGCGATCTCAATAAGCAAACTTCCCTGCAGTTGAATCAGCTATTGGCAGATAACGCCATTACTGTACTGAAAGGAAGCCGGAGACTTGCAGACCTTTCTTTTACTAAAAAGACGGCTGTGATCAGTATAGGTACCCATGATATTAGTACTTTTCAGAAAATTATCGATGATCGTTTTGATAATAGTCTTTCTTTTCTTCTTAGCGAGAACGCAACAGCTGACGATGTTTCAAGAGTAAGCTCTGCTTTGCGGAATTATGACCAAGTTATTGTCGCTTTGCATGATTCCCGGACAAGACCGGGGAGCACACTTCGTTACAATAGCACCATTAAATTATTTATAAGTCAGTTGGCAAGCACCAATGCCCATTTCGTTTTATTCGGTAACCCTTACGCCTTGGCTTCCTTGCCGGGTGTTGAAGCCGCGAACTCGCTCATGGTATGCTATCAGAATGATGAACCTTTGCAACGCGCTGCTGCAAAGGCAGTTTTAAGAGAAATAAAAGCAACGGGCAAACTGCCTGTGACCGTCAATGCTTTTTTTAAATACGGTGACGGAGAATAG
- the trmB gene encoding tRNA (guanosine(46)-N7)-methyltransferase TrmB, whose product MGKDKLRKFAEIGTFPNVYQLDAGMENKGRWAERHFGNTNPVVLELACGKGEYSVNMAKLFPEKNFIGIDYKGNRIWRGAKTALEEQISNVAFLRIQIEDILSYFSEGEIAEIWITFPDPQPQLSREKKRLTADRFLDNYKRILKEEGVVNLKTDNDGLYEYTVNKLKERNEPILASTTDLYHDELLDDVLSIKTYYEKKYLLVSKNINYLKWIFR is encoded by the coding sequence ATGGGCAAAGATAAATTAAGGAAATTTGCGGAGATAGGAACTTTCCCGAATGTCTATCAACTTGACGCTGGTATGGAAAATAAAGGCCGTTGGGCCGAAAGACATTTTGGGAATACAAATCCCGTTGTGTTAGAGTTGGCTTGTGGAAAAGGTGAATACTCGGTGAATATGGCAAAGCTTTTTCCTGAGAAAAACTTTATTGGCATTGATTACAAAGGTAACCGGATTTGGAGGGGGGCAAAAACAGCTCTTGAAGAGCAAATTTCAAATGTAGCCTTTCTTCGAATACAAATAGAGGATATCCTTTCCTATTTCTCTGAAGGAGAGATAGCAGAGATATGGATAACATTTCCTGATCCGCAACCTCAGTTAAGCCGTGAAAAAAAGCGTTTAACAGCCGACCGTTTTTTAGATAACTACAAGCGGATATTGAAAGAGGAAGGGGTGGTAAATTTGAAAACGGATAACGATGGGTTGTACGAGTATACGGTGAATAAACTAAAGGAAAGAAATGAGCCGATTCTCGCTTCGACAACAGATCTCTACCACGATGAACTTCTTGACGATGTCCTCTCCATTAAAACCTATTACGAGAAGAAGTATTTATTGGTAAGCAAGAATATCAATTACCTAAAGTGGATATTCCGGTAA
- a CDS encoding OmpA/MotB family protein, which yields MKTKYLFLFTAALMIVLSSCGAKKKLQEAENRYSSLDSNFRMTQQELAQYKDSVSLYRNENERLSNLLQDQKSSNNQMVEQLKNLSVISSSQAESINKSLENISSKDAYIQDLQSAISRKDSLNMALVMNLKGAIGNLDDQDIDIKVDKGVVYIDISDKLLFKSGSYELSGRAPEVLGKVAKVLANQPHIEFMVEGHTDNVPYRKGVLLDNWDLSVKRATTIVRVLQDTYNLDPARMTAAGRGEYIPVAGNDSESGKAANRRTRIVILPELDQFFKLLETPQQK from the coding sequence ATGAAAACTAAATATTTGTTCTTATTCACAGCGGCCCTCATGATCGTCTTAAGTTCATGCGGTGCCAAAAAGAAATTGCAGGAAGCAGAGAACCGCTATTCCAGCTTGGATAGTAATTTCCGAATGACTCAACAGGAATTAGCACAATACAAAGACTCGGTTAGTCTATACAGAAATGAGAATGAGCGCCTTTCGAACCTGCTACAAGACCAAAAATCGAGTAATAACCAAATGGTTGAACAGTTGAAGAACCTTTCAGTTATTTCTAGCTCACAGGCTGAAAGTATTAACAAATCATTGGAGAATATCAGCAGCAAAGACGCCTATATTCAAGATTTGCAATCTGCCATATCCAGAAAAGATTCGTTAAACATGGCTTTGGTAATGAATCTAAAAGGTGCGATTGGGAATCTAGATGATCAGGATATAGATATCAAAGTTGACAAAGGTGTTGTCTATATCGATATTTCCGATAAGTTGCTATTTAAGAGCGGAAGTTATGAACTGAGTGGGCGAGCTCCTGAGGTTTTAGGAAAGGTTGCTAAGGTGCTAGCGAATCAGCCTCATATTGAATTCATGGTCGAAGGGCACACAGATAATGTACCTTACAGAAAGGGTGTACTGTTAGACAACTGGGATTTGAGTGTGAAACGCGCAACAACAATCGTTCGGGTTCTTCAAGATACTTATAATCTCGATCCGGCGAGAATGACTGCTGCTGGTAGGGGTGAATATATCCCGGTAGCTGGCAACGATTCTGAAAGCGGCAAAGCTGCTAATAGAAGAACAAGAATCGTTATTCTTCCTGAATTAGATCAGTTCTTTAAGCTGTTGGAAACTCCCCAACAGAAGTAG
- a CDS encoding GNAT family N-acetyltransferase, giving the protein MNLSDFVVIPATEQHVIYAEQICEEMAESAKARGTGIARRKPEYVSQKMREGKAVIALTKETAEWAGFCYIETFSHGEYVANSGLIVNPDYRNVGLAKAIKKRIFNLSREKYPKSKIFGLTTGFAVMKINSDLGYEPVPYSELTQDEEFWKGCQSCVNYDVLQSKGRKNCLCTAMLWDPTEKEREIRLKIEEKARARERLKQITKKSSLLKRIGIKLRRSTKMLFTMIPY; this is encoded by the coding sequence ATGAATCTTTCAGATTTTGTTGTGATCCCTGCAACAGAACAGCATGTCATATACGCTGAACAAATTTGTGAGGAAATGGCGGAATCGGCAAAAGCCCGAGGAACCGGTATAGCTCGTAGGAAACCAGAATATGTAAGTCAAAAAATGCGTGAGGGCAAAGCCGTCATTGCATTGACGAAAGAAACTGCCGAATGGGCAGGCTTTTGCTACATAGAAACATTTAGCCATGGCGAATACGTAGCGAATTCAGGCCTAATTGTCAACCCCGACTACCGCAATGTCGGTTTGGCGAAGGCCATCAAGAAGAGGATCTTCAATCTTTCGAGAGAAAAATATCCTAAGTCAAAGATTTTTGGACTTACTACGGGCTTTGCCGTAATGAAAATCAATTCAGACCTAGGATATGAGCCTGTACCTTACTCTGAACTGACCCAGGATGAAGAATTTTGGAAAGGCTGCCAAAGCTGCGTAAATTACGATGTTTTACAAAGTAAAGGGCGCAAGAACTGCCTCTGTACCGCAATGCTTTGGGACCCGACTGAGAAGGAGAGGGAGATTCGTCTCAAAATCGAAGAAAAAGCACGCGCGAGAGAGAGGCTAAAACAAATTACAAAGAAATCCTCTCTTTTAAAAAGGATTGGGATTAAACTGAGACGCTCAACAAAAATGCTTTTTACAATGATTCCGTATTAA
- the xseA gene encoding exodeoxyribonuclease VII large subunit — MEEPLQRKIFSLSQVATSIQKTLAARYQSAYWVKAEINKLNHYSHSGHCYPDLVEKKEGKVIAEMRSILWKSDFYIINQRFLDTLQEPLKDGIMVLMLVNIAFDPVYGISLRILDIDPSFSLGELAKEKQASIARLQKENIFNANKALVFPVLPKRLAIISVETSKGYADFVKIIDNNPYAYKFEYRLFPALLQGDKAVQSIVDQLKSIEKVLDQFDAVAIIRGGGGEIGLACYNHYELAKAIATFPLPVLTGIGHSTNETVSEMVAFKNAITPSELADMLIQRFHEFAVPVVEAEEYLKTGIINLLKEKNTELDLLVRQFQLTSQHLIRLENTALSTFSASLRLLAKQHISTAGKTLDSTEVQVKLLSPENVLKRGFSLTYQNGIIIKNLSELDRTVTLTTKLHDGEVESTIIS, encoded by the coding sequence ATGGAAGAGCCTTTACAACGAAAAATCTTTAGCTTGTCACAAGTAGCAACGAGTATCCAGAAGACGCTGGCGGCCAGATACCAGAGTGCTTATTGGGTAAAGGCAGAAATAAACAAACTGAACCATTATTCACATTCTGGTCATTGTTATCCTGATTTGGTTGAAAAAAAAGAAGGCAAGGTGATCGCTGAAATGCGGTCGATATTATGGAAAAGTGATTTTTATATTATTAATCAACGCTTTCTTGACACCTTGCAAGAGCCTTTGAAAGACGGGATAATGGTCTTAATGTTGGTCAATATTGCTTTTGACCCGGTTTACGGCATTAGCCTGCGGATTTTGGATATCGACCCCTCTTTTTCCTTGGGCGAGCTTGCCAAAGAAAAGCAAGCATCCATCGCCAGGCTACAAAAAGAAAATATCTTCAATGCAAATAAAGCATTAGTGTTTCCCGTACTGCCTAAGCGATTGGCCATTATTTCTGTTGAAACCAGTAAGGGTTATGCCGATTTTGTCAAAATCATCGACAATAACCCATATGCTTACAAGTTTGAATATCGATTGTTTCCCGCATTGCTGCAAGGGGATAAAGCAGTTCAATCGATCGTCGACCAGCTCAAGAGTATTGAGAAGGTATTGGATCAGTTCGATGCCGTGGCGATCATACGTGGAGGTGGCGGAGAAATTGGTCTGGCCTGTTATAATCATTATGAGCTAGCGAAAGCTATTGCAACTTTCCCGCTTCCTGTTCTTACTGGCATCGGACATTCTACAAACGAAACCGTGAGTGAAATGGTTGCATTTAAAAACGCAATTACGCCCAGCGAATTAGCTGATATGTTGATCCAGCGTTTCCACGAATTTGCTGTGCCGGTCGTGGAGGCTGAAGAATATCTGAAAACAGGCATTATAAACCTTCTGAAAGAAAAGAATACAGAGCTAGATCTGCTAGTTCGTCAGTTTCAGTTGACCAGTCAGCATTTAATAAGGCTCGAGAACACCGCACTTTCTACTTTTAGTGCTTCCTTGCGGTTATTGGCAAAACAGCACATCTCCACAGCAGGCAAAACATTGGATTCTACAGAGGTTCAGGTTAAGCTCCTCAGTCCCGAAAATGTGCTAAAAAGAGGCTTTTCCCTGACTTATCAAAACGGGATAATTATTAAAAACCTAAGCGAATTAGATAGAACGGTGACATTAACCACGAAACTTCATGATGGCGAAGTTGAGAGTACAATTATTTCTTAG
- a CDS encoding YtxH domain-containing protein: MNDNAKVVAALLAGLAAGAAVGLLFAPEKGADTREKLNESLKDLGEAIKERSAEQKEHINELKDKLVSTIKGKVNRGVENLESEIDEHA, from the coding sequence ATGAATGATAATGCAAAAGTAGTTGCAGCATTATTAGCTGGCTTGGCCGCTGGGGCTGCAGTGGGCTTGCTTTTCGCACCAGAAAAGGGAGCTGACACAAGAGAAAAATTAAATGAATCACTAAAAGATCTGGGTGAGGCCATCAAAGAGCGTTCGGCAGAGCAAAAGGAGCACATTAATGAACTAAAAGATAAGCTCGTATCCACTATCAAAGGAAAAGTAAATCGTGGAGTAGAGAACTTAGAAAGCGAGATAGACGAACACGCCTGA
- the argG gene encoding argininosuccinate synthase, producing MKKKVVLAYSGGLDTSYCVVYLTRELNLEVHSVLVNTGGFTEDELKQVEERAYAMGVTSHHTVDESENYYESSIKYLIFGNVLKNATYPLSVSAERVSQATAIAKYVQEIDADYVAHGSTGAGNDQVRFDMIFNILIPEVQIITPIRDMKLSREEEIAYLQQQGIELNAEKAKYSINKGIWGTSVGGKETLTSDQTLPEEAWPTPVTATEKKTVRIDFKNGEPMALDGEQLKPVALIQKLQEIAQPYGIGRDIHVGDTIIGIKGRVGFEAAAPIIIIKAHHTLEKHTLTKWQLSWKDQLASFYGNWLHEGQFHDPVMRDIEAFFTSSQQFVNGTVTVELNPYRFHIVGVQSENDLMSNKFGSYGEMNNAWTGEDVKGFSKIFGNQVMIWHKVNKGGQQ from the coding sequence ATGAAGAAAAAAGTAGTATTAGCATATAGCGGAGGCTTAGACACCTCGTATTGTGTTGTTTATCTAACACGTGAGTTAAATCTAGAAGTACATTCCGTATTGGTCAATACGGGCGGATTTACCGAGGATGAATTAAAGCAGGTTGAAGAGCGTGCTTATGCCATGGGCGTAACTTCCCATCATACGGTTGACGAATCTGAGAATTATTATGAGTCCAGCATTAAGTATTTAATTTTTGGCAATGTTCTAAAAAATGCGACTTACCCTCTTTCTGTGAGCGCCGAAAGGGTCTCACAGGCAACAGCCATTGCAAAGTATGTTCAAGAGATAGACGCTGATTATGTAGCTCATGGGAGTACTGGGGCAGGAAATGATCAGGTTCGCTTTGATATGATTTTTAATATCTTAATTCCTGAAGTTCAGATTATAACACCCATCCGCGATATGAAACTGAGCCGAGAAGAGGAAATAGCCTATTTACAACAACAAGGGATAGAGCTTAATGCAGAAAAAGCTAAATATTCAATAAATAAAGGCATTTGGGGAACATCTGTCGGGGGGAAAGAGACGCTCACCTCTGATCAAACTTTACCTGAAGAAGCGTGGCCAACACCAGTAACAGCTACCGAAAAGAAAACTGTACGGATTGATTTCAAGAACGGTGAACCTATGGCTTTGGATGGGGAACAACTAAAACCTGTTGCTTTAATTCAAAAGCTGCAAGAAATTGCTCAGCCCTATGGTATTGGTCGCGATATTCATGTGGGGGATACAATTATCGGGATTAAAGGCAGGGTTGGTTTCGAAGCAGCAGCTCCTATTATTATTATAAAGGCCCATCATACCTTAGAAAAACATACGCTCACGAAATGGCAATTAAGTTGGAAAGATCAGCTAGCCTCGTTCTATGGGAACTGGCTGCATGAAGGGCAGTTCCATGATCCCGTGATGCGTGATATCGAAGCTTTTTTTACCAGTTCTCAACAATTTGTAAACGGAACAGTGACGGTAGAGTTAAACCCGTACCGTTTTCATATTGTCGGTGTTCAATCTGAGAACGACTTAATGTCTAATAAATTTGGAAGCTATGGTGAAATGAATAACGCGTGGACTGGTGAGGATGTAAAAGGCTTCTCCAAAATATTTGGAAATCAGGTTATGATCTGGCATAAAGTGAATAAAGGAGGTCAGCAGTGA
- a CDS encoding dipeptidyl-peptidase 3 family protein, translated as MNKFFSLTGSILCFLFILTSCEETSTNNSSATTAGDREFADLQVLSYEVPGWDNLDDKQKELAYYLYEASLSGRDIIYDQRGKYNLLIRKTIEGIWESPEIDHNDEEWGLFRVYAGQVWFANGIYHHYSNDKFSPGFSKEYFVKLVKTADSTRLPLQNGETVDDLVAKLETIIFDATFMPKMVNLTAGIDNVRESANNFYEGVTADEVEAFYAGFPQSDHEPEWGLNSKVVKENGEVVEKVWKSGGMYGEAIDKMIFWLEKAVNVAENDQQKNSLQLLIEYYKTGDLKKWDEYNISWVKDTTSVIDFANGFIEVYNDALGIKGSFESVLSLRDFETTKRIKAIADEAQWFEDNSPLIPEHKKKEVKGISAKAITVIVESGDAAPSTPIGINLPNSDWIRKEYGSKSVSLSNIIHAYNESSASSGFLEEFVSDQAVIDRMKKHGNLASDLHTDMHECIGHASGQINPGVGTPDKTLKTYASTLEEARADLVALYYLLDEKLIEIGVMESLDVGKAEYDSYMMNGLMTQLSRLKLGDNIEESHMRNRALNAYWVYEKGKEDNVVEFITKDNKTYVQINDYEKLRELFGELLREIQRIKSEGDYEAGKALVETYGVKVDHELHKEVLDRYESLNLKPYKGFIQPRLVAETQDGKVVNVKLEYPSSFFDQMIEYGKNYSFLPVAN; from the coding sequence ATGAATAAGTTTTTTTCACTAACAGGAAGTATCCTTTGCTTTTTGTTCATTTTAACATCTTGCGAGGAAACATCTACGAACAATTCCTCGGCGACAACTGCGGGTGACCGGGAGTTTGCAGATCTTCAGGTTTTGAGCTATGAAGTGCCCGGCTGGGATAATTTGGATGATAAACAAAAAGAATTAGCGTATTATCTATACGAAGCATCATTGTCAGGGAGAGATATTATCTATGACCAACGTGGAAAATACAACCTGTTAATCCGAAAAACGATTGAAGGGATCTGGGAAAGCCCTGAGATAGATCACAACGATGAGGAGTGGGGTCTTTTCCGCGTCTATGCAGGTCAAGTATGGTTTGCTAACGGTATTTATCATCATTACTCAAATGATAAGTTTTCACCAGGCTTCAGTAAAGAGTATTTTGTTAAACTCGTGAAAACAGCTGACTCAACCCGTCTGCCACTTCAAAACGGAGAGACGGTTGATGACCTCGTTGCGAAATTAGAAACTATTATCTTTGATGCTACATTCATGCCCAAGATGGTAAACCTAACTGCGGGGATCGACAATGTTCGGGAGTCCGCAAATAATTTCTACGAGGGTGTTACTGCCGATGAGGTCGAAGCATTTTATGCCGGGTTTCCTCAAAGTGACCACGAACCCGAGTGGGGATTGAATAGCAAAGTGGTTAAAGAGAATGGAGAAGTTGTCGAGAAGGTATGGAAATCCGGAGGTATGTACGGTGAAGCGATTGATAAGATGATTTTCTGGCTTGAAAAAGCAGTGAATGTTGCAGAGAATGACCAACAAAAGAATTCGTTGCAATTATTAATAGAATATTATAAGACAGGCGACCTAAAGAAATGGGATGAATACAATATTTCTTGGGTAAAGGATACAACAAGTGTGATCGACTTTGCCAATGGTTTTATTGAAGTATATAACGATGCGCTGGGTATCAAAGGGAGTTTCGAGAGTGTTTTATCCCTAAGAGACTTTGAGACTACCAAGCGTATCAAAGCAATAGCTGACGAAGCGCAATGGTTTGAAGATAATTCGCCCTTGATCCCGGAACACAAAAAGAAAGAAGTTAAAGGGATCAGCGCCAAAGCCATTACCGTTATTGTGGAGTCTGGCGATGCTGCACCAAGCACACCAATCGGGATAAACTTGCCTAACTCAGACTGGATTCGAAAAGAATATGGATCAAAATCGGTATCTCTGAGCAATATCATTCATGCTTATAATGAAAGCAGCGCCAGTAGTGGGTTTTTGGAAGAGTTCGTGAGTGACCAAGCGGTAATCGACCGAATGAAAAAACACGGCAACCTAGCGAGTGACCTCCATACCGATATGCATGAATGTATCGGGCACGCTTCGGGACAGATCAATCCAGGCGTAGGGACACCTGATAAAACACTTAAAACTTACGCATCCACGCTAGAAGAAGCGCGCGCAGATTTGGTGGCGTTGTACTACCTATTGGATGAGAAACTAATAGAAATCGGTGTGATGGAGTCTCTTGATGTCGGCAAAGCAGAATACGATAGCTATATGATGAATGGCTTAATGACCCAATTATCGCGTTTAAAACTTGGTGACAACATTGAGGAATCACATATGCGGAATCGTGCCCTCAATGCCTACTGGGTATATGAAAAAGGGAAGGAAGATAATGTTGTCGAGTTCATAACCAAAGACAATAAAACCTATGTTCAGATCAATGACTACGAAAAATTGCGCGAGCTATTTGGTGAGTTGCTGCGAGAAATACAGCGTATTAAATCCGAAGGCGATTATGAAGCGGGCAAGGCTCTGGTTGAAACTTACGGGGTAAAAGTTGATCACGAATTGCATAAAGAAGTTTTAGATCGCTACGAAAGCCTGAACCTAAAACCTTATAAAGGCTTTATACAACCTCGATTAGTAGCAGAAACCCAAGACGGTAAGGTTGTCAATGTAAAATTGGAATACCCAAGCTCATTCTTCGATCAAATGATAGAGTACGGCAAAAACTATTCATTTTTGCCAGTAGCGAACTAA
- a CDS encoding alkylphosphonate utilization protein: MEVRDCNGNPLNDGDSVVVIKSLKVKGSPLTIKKGTVIKNIRLTDDEEEVDCKVDKMKVVLRTEFLRKA; the protein is encoded by the coding sequence ATGGAAGTCAGAGATTGTAACGGTAATCCATTGAACGATGGGGATTCAGTTGTAGTAATAAAAAGCCTTAAAGTAAAAGGATCGCCATTGACCATAAAGAAAGGTACTGTAATTAAAAATATTCGTTTAACAGATGACGAAGAAGAGGTAGACTGCAAGGTCGACAAAATGAAAGTGGTACTGCGAACGGAATTTCTAAGAAAAGCATAA
- the xseB gene encoding exodeoxyribonuclease VII small subunit, translated as MADKITYTEAFDELQSIISHLERGDIPVDELAAKVKRASLLIEVCRTKLTATEEEVKRVIDQLPE; from the coding sequence ATGGCAGATAAAATTACATATACTGAAGCTTTTGATGAATTACAGTCGATTATATCTCACCTGGAAAGAGGGGATATCCCTGTTGACGAATTGGCTGCTAAAGTAAAAAGAGCGTCCCTGTTAATCGAAGTATGCCGTACAAAACTTACGGCAACAGAAGAAGAGGTAAAGCGTGTTATAGACCAGTTGCCGGAATGA
- the fcl gene encoding GDP-L-fucose synthase has product MEKDAKIYIAGHRGMVGSAIHRNLQKKGYTNFLLRSSSELDLRNQQQVADLFEKEKPAYVFLAAAKVGGIHANNTYRAEFLYDNLCIQNNVTHHAYMQGVRKLLFLGSSCIYPKFAPQPLKEEYLLTGTLEPTNEPYAIAKIAGIKLCEAYRDQYGCNFISAMPTNLYGKNDNYHPENSHVLPALIRRFHEAKVTESPEVIIWGTGTPLREFLNADDMADACTFLMSNYDGKDFINIGTGTDISIADLAHLIKDIIGYNGSIRFDHSKPDGTPRKLMDVSKLNKLGWKHSIDLEQGIKDAYQDFLKDQ; this is encoded by the coding sequence ATGGAAAAAGACGCTAAGATATATATAGCCGGACACCGAGGAATGGTAGGTTCTGCTATTCACCGCAATCTACAAAAAAAAGGATATACCAATTTCCTGTTGCGTTCTTCCAGTGAGCTGGATTTACGAAACCAACAACAGGTTGCAGATCTTTTCGAAAAAGAAAAGCCAGCATACGTTTTTTTGGCGGCGGCAAAAGTAGGTGGTATACATGCAAATAACACCTATAGAGCAGAGTTCTTATATGATAATTTATGCATACAAAATAATGTTACCCATCACGCATATATGCAAGGGGTCAGAAAACTGTTATTCCTAGGATCAAGTTGTATATATCCGAAGTTTGCTCCTCAACCATTGAAAGAAGAGTACTTATTGACTGGAACACTTGAGCCCACCAATGAGCCTTATGCAATAGCTAAAATAGCGGGAATAAAGCTTTGTGAAGCTTATCGCGACCAATATGGTTGTAATTTTATATCAGCTATGCCTACTAATTTATATGGCAAAAATGACAATTATCACCCTGAAAATTCGCATGTATTACCAGCCCTTATTCGTCGCTTTCATGAAGCAAAGGTAACCGAGTCTCCGGAGGTAATAATATGGGGTACGGGAACACCATTACGCGAATTTCTTAACGCAGATGATATGGCGGACGCGTGTACATTTTTGATGAGCAATTATGATGGGAAAGATTTTATTAATATTGGAACCGGCACAGACATTTCTATCGCGGACCTAGCTCACTTAATTAAAGATATTATTGGCTATAATGGATCGATACGTTTCGATCATAGCAAACCCGATGGCACCCCTCGCAAATTAATGGATGTTTCTAAACTCAATAAATTAGGATGGAAACATTCTATTGATCTGGAACAAGGTATCAAAGATGCCTATCAGGATTTCTTAAAAGATCAATAG
- a CDS encoding cold-shock protein, which yields MQEGVVKFFNETKGFGFIIPNSGESEIFVHSTGLIDSIRENDNVSFDVEQGKKGLNAVNVKVI from the coding sequence ATGCAAGAAGGAGTAGTAAAATTCTTTAATGAAACAAAAGGTTTCGGTTTCATCATCCCTAACTCAGGAGAAAGTGAAATCTTTGTTCATTCAACAGGTCTAATTGACAGCATCCGTGAAAACGACAATGTGAGTTTTGACGTAGAGCAAGGTAAGAAAGGACTTAATGCGGTAAATGTTAAAGTTATCTAA